The following is a genomic window from Phycisphaerae bacterium.
TTCAAGACTGTCGCAAAAAGAAGTGCCGTGCAGACGCCGAGGACTGTGTATTAGCCGTAGCTCCTAGTGCTATTGGTCTGGCCGGGTGTGCAGTCGGTTGTCTAACGTTAGTAACAGGGGGTCCGGCATACTTGTTATGCATGGCTGCCTGTGGCATTTCGGACCTGGTCGCTCCAACTTTGATTTGGAACGCGTGCAGTTTCCAATCTAGGACGTGTTCGCAGGCGGCCGAAGGAGCATATCGGAACTGCGCCAACTGATGCGTTCCATCAACAGTGGTCATAGCTACATGCTTTGGGCATCCAAGAAACTGTCGCCGAAGGCTCACGCTGCTATTGCCGTAGCAATGTACTGCCTCGCTGTCTGCATTTGTGCTTCCCACATGCTGGCCGTTGCGCGAGGCTGGTATATCGGAGTCATCAGCGCGACAGACAGCCCTATCGGCAACGCTGCAATAGAGTGCACGTCAGTGTGGTTCGTGATATGGACGGTTTACGAACTGGTATTGCATACTGCGCGAGGAGCTCGTTGTGTCCTTGCTATCTTTGTATCTGTGCCACCTCTAGTCGCTGGTGTGGCAACCTCTGTGCCTCAGATCTCGCATGAATGGGCTGTATCATGGTCATCGGGATGGATCGTTGCTGTTTCTGCGTTCCTCCCCGGCGCGTTTGGACTATGTGTTTCCGTATGGCTGGGTTGTTTCATCTTTTGGGGTGCCACGCGGTATGGGCACGCTAGGACTGGCCCGCCGCGCTGCTCTGGCTGTGGCTACAATCTGACGGGTCTTGTTTCAGAACGGTGCCCAGAGTGTGGGCGCGCCACGAAAAGCCCGGGAAAGGAGGACTGCGAAGTGGGTCCGTAGACCACACGCTCGAGACCTTTCACTGGAACCCCTCAGGTTACCAGTTCTGCCCGGCAGCGCTGACGGCCAGCCAGAAGCGCGTCTTGCGCGGTGTTGGGGCGCTCCGCACCGCGAAGTGTAGCCACTGAGTGCATAGACCGTGTGATTGAGCCTCGAAAGAGGGCTATTCGTGGGAGTCGATGTCATCCGCATCGTACGGAAGGCCACGTTGAACCGATGCAAGCGATCTGGCGGGCTCGATTCCATCGCGAAGTGAGGGACAGCCATCAATGTAGATCGCGTAGATCGAGGGTTGGTGACATCGGAAGTCCGACGCACTCCGTTTGCCGCGGCGGGCACTACCCGACGCGTGATGCGGTCTCACGACAAGATGGGTTTCGCTCTCGGCGCCAACTGACTGACAGAGTCAGCCCGCACATGGATCAGTGCTGGCACGCGCCGCGATTCTCTCCGCGGAGCCGAACAGATTTCCATCCGCCCCATCATCATCCAACAGATGTGCGTACACGTTCGTGACGCTCAGGCTGGAGTGCCCCAGTGCCTGCTGGACGGCGACCGGCGACACGCCCCGCGCCAGCGCGAACGACGCGAACGTGTGCCGGCCGTGGTGGATCGTCAACCCCGCCGTCCGCTCGGTGCCCCGCACGCGACACGCGACCTTGAACCGCGCCCGCTGACAGCCCGCGCGTTTGCTGCAGGAGAATGAATACCTGAAGCGGATGCTCTTCGGCCGGCGCAGTGAGAAGCTGGCCGACGATCCGAGCTAGGGGCGGCTGTTCGGCGACGCCTTGGCTCCCGCGGCAGCGGTGC
Proteins encoded in this region:
- a CDS encoding tyrosine-type recombinase/integrase; amino-acid sequence: MRRPKSIRFRYSFSCSKRAGCQRARFKVACRVRGTERTAGLTIHHGRHTFASFALARGVSPVAVQQALGHSSLSVTNVYAHLLDDDGADGNLFGSAERIAARASTDPCAG